Proteins co-encoded in one Marmota flaviventris isolate mMarFla1 chromosome 9, mMarFla1.hap1, whole genome shotgun sequence genomic window:
- the Slc35c1 gene encoding GDP-fucose transporter 1 isoform X2: protein MALNGAPDPSGEAEAGSGEKPFLLRALQIALVVSLYWVTSISMVFLNKYLLDSPSLRLDAPIFVTFYQCLVTTLLCKGLSTLATCCPGAVDFPTLRLDLRVARSVLPLSVVFIGMITFNNLCLKYVGVAFYNVGRSLTTVFNVLLSYVLLKQTTSLYALLTCSIIIGGFWLGVDQEEAEGTLSFVGTVFGVLASLCVSLNAIYTKKVLPAVDGSIWRLTFYNNVNACALFLPLLLLLGEHQALLDFAQLDSAHFWGMMTLGGLFGFAIGYVTGLQIKFTSPLTHNVSGTAKACAQTVLAVLYFEETKSFLWWTSNAMVLGGSSAYTWVRGWEMKSQEDPGPREGEKSTVGV, encoded by the exons ATGGCGCTGAACGGTGCCCCCGACCCCTCTGGAGAGGCCGAGGCAGGCAGCGGGGAGAAGCCCTTTCTGCTGCGGGCACTGCAGATCGCTCTGGTGGTCTCTCTCTACTGGGTCACTTCCATCTCCATGGTGTTCCTCAACAAGTACCTGCTGGACAGCCCCTCCCTGCGGCTGGACGCCCCCATTTTCGTCACCTTCTACCAGTGCCTGGTGACCACGCTGCTATGCAAGGGCCTCAGCACGTTGGCCACCTGCTGCCCTGGTGCTGTGGACTTCCCCACGCTGCGCCTGGACCTCAGGGTGGCTCGCAGCGTCCTGCCACTGTCGGTGGTCTTCATCGGCATGATCACCTTCAATAACCTCTGCCTCAAGTACGTAGGGGTGGCCTTCTACAACGTGGGCCGCTCTCTCACCACCGTCTTCAACGTGCTGCTCTCCTACGTGCTGCTCAAGCAGACCACCTCCCTCTATGCCCTGCTCACCTGCAGCATCATCATCG GTGGCTTCTGGCTGGGTGTGGACCAGGAGGAGGCCGAGGGCACCCTGTCCTTTGTGGGCACCGTCTTTGGGGTGCTGGCCAGCCTGTGTGTCTCGCTGAACGCCATCTACACCAAGAAGGTGCTCCCGGCGGTGGACGGCAGCATCTGGCGCCTGACCTTCTACAACAACGTCAACGCCTGCGCCCTcttcctgcccctgctcctgctGCTCGGGGAGCATCAGGCCCTCCTGGACTTCGCGCAGCTGGACAGCGCCCACTTCTGGGGGATGATGACGCTGGGCGGCCTGTTCGGCTTCGCCATCGGCTACGTGACCGGGCTGCAGATCAAGTTCACCAGTCCCCTGACCCACAACGTGTCGGGCACGGCCAAGGCCTGCGCCCAGACGGTGCTAGCCGTGCTCTACTTCGAAGAAACCAAGAGCTTCCTCTGGTGGACCAGCAACGCCATGGTGCTGGGCGGCTCCTCCGCCTACACCTGGGTCCGGGGCTGGGAGATGAAGAGTCAGGAGGACCCCGGCCCCAGAGAGGGCGAGAAGAGCACCGTGGGGGTGTGA
- the Slc35c1 gene encoding GDP-fucose transporter 1 isoform X1, translating into MNRAPLKRSRILHMALNGAPDPSGEAEAGSGEKPFLLRALQIALVVSLYWVTSISMVFLNKYLLDSPSLRLDAPIFVTFYQCLVTTLLCKGLSTLATCCPGAVDFPTLRLDLRVARSVLPLSVVFIGMITFNNLCLKYVGVAFYNVGRSLTTVFNVLLSYVLLKQTTSLYALLTCSIIIGGFWLGVDQEEAEGTLSFVGTVFGVLASLCVSLNAIYTKKVLPAVDGSIWRLTFYNNVNACALFLPLLLLLGEHQALLDFAQLDSAHFWGMMTLGGLFGFAIGYVTGLQIKFTSPLTHNVSGTAKACAQTVLAVLYFEETKSFLWWTSNAMVLGGSSAYTWVRGWEMKSQEDPGPREGEKSTVGV; encoded by the exons ATGAACAGGGCCCCCCTGAAGCGCTCCAGGATCCTGCACATGGCGCTGAACGGTGCCCCCGACCCCTCTGGAGAGGCCGAGGCAGGCAGCGGGGAGAAGCCCTTTCTGCTGCGGGCACTGCAGATCGCTCTGGTGGTCTCTCTCTACTGGGTCACTTCCATCTCCATGGTGTTCCTCAACAAGTACCTGCTGGACAGCCCCTCCCTGCGGCTGGACGCCCCCATTTTCGTCACCTTCTACCAGTGCCTGGTGACCACGCTGCTATGCAAGGGCCTCAGCACGTTGGCCACCTGCTGCCCTGGTGCTGTGGACTTCCCCACGCTGCGCCTGGACCTCAGGGTGGCTCGCAGCGTCCTGCCACTGTCGGTGGTCTTCATCGGCATGATCACCTTCAATAACCTCTGCCTCAAGTACGTAGGGGTGGCCTTCTACAACGTGGGCCGCTCTCTCACCACCGTCTTCAACGTGCTGCTCTCCTACGTGCTGCTCAAGCAGACCACCTCCCTCTATGCCCTGCTCACCTGCAGCATCATCATCG GTGGCTTCTGGCTGGGTGTGGACCAGGAGGAGGCCGAGGGCACCCTGTCCTTTGTGGGCACCGTCTTTGGGGTGCTGGCCAGCCTGTGTGTCTCGCTGAACGCCATCTACACCAAGAAGGTGCTCCCGGCGGTGGACGGCAGCATCTGGCGCCTGACCTTCTACAACAACGTCAACGCCTGCGCCCTcttcctgcccctgctcctgctGCTCGGGGAGCATCAGGCCCTCCTGGACTTCGCGCAGCTGGACAGCGCCCACTTCTGGGGGATGATGACGCTGGGCGGCCTGTTCGGCTTCGCCATCGGCTACGTGACCGGGCTGCAGATCAAGTTCACCAGTCCCCTGACCCACAACGTGTCGGGCACGGCCAAGGCCTGCGCCCAGACGGTGCTAGCCGTGCTCTACTTCGAAGAAACCAAGAGCTTCCTCTGGTGGACCAGCAACGCCATGGTGCTGGGCGGCTCCTCCGCCTACACCTGGGTCCGGGGCTGGGAGATGAAGAGTCAGGAGGACCCCGGCCCCAGAGAGGGCGAGAAGAGCACCGTGGGGGTGTGA